One window of the Alphaproteobacteria bacterium genome contains the following:
- the pseB gene encoding UDP-N-acetylglucosamine 4,6-dehydratase (inverting) translates to MEKKTVLVTGGTGSFGRAFVKILLEKFSPQRVIVFSRDELKQFEMQTESDSQLPTMRFFLGDVRDVDRLEMAFRDVDIVIHAAALKQVPAAEYNPFECIRTNVHGAENVVKASIRAGVKRVIALSTDKAASPINLYGASKLASDKIFTAAHWLVGSKVEPKFSVVRYGNVLGSRGSVVPFFRDQISRGSESLPITDPRMTRFWITLEEGVAFVLSCLPLMQGGEIFVPKIPSMKIVDLARVMAPRMNTHVVGIRPGEKLHESMITSDDARNTYELPDRYVITPEQPQDRAAYHPAERLVREDFSYVSDKNSEWLSDEVLVGLLAGLGISPAA, encoded by the coding sequence TTGGAGAAAAAGACTGTTCTGGTCACTGGAGGAACAGGCTCGTTTGGACGCGCGTTCGTCAAGATCCTTCTTGAGAAGTTTTCCCCTCAGCGTGTCATTGTTTTTTCTCGCGACGAACTCAAGCAATTCGAAATGCAAACGGAATCGGATTCCCAATTGCCCACGATGCGTTTCTTTCTGGGAGATGTGCGTGATGTGGATCGGCTGGAGATGGCGTTCCGGGATGTCGATATCGTTATCCACGCGGCTGCGCTGAAACAAGTGCCCGCGGCGGAATACAATCCGTTCGAGTGCATTCGGACCAACGTTCATGGTGCGGAGAACGTGGTGAAGGCATCGATTCGTGCGGGCGTGAAGCGTGTGATCGCCTTGTCCACCGACAAGGCGGCGAGTCCAATCAACCTCTATGGCGCTTCGAAGCTTGCGTCCGACAAGATATTCACCGCGGCACATTGGCTCGTCGGCTCCAAGGTTGAGCCGAAGTTCAGTGTGGTTCGCTATGGAAATGTGCTGGGCTCTCGAGGAAGCGTCGTACCCTTTTTTCGAGATCAGATTTCCCGAGGCTCCGAGAGCTTGCCGATAACCGATCCGCGCATGACCCGTTTCTGGATCACGCTTGAGGAGGGCGTTGCCTTCGTTCTGTCATGTCTCCCCCTAATGCAAGGTGGAGAGATATTCGTTCCGAAGATCCCGTCGATGAAGATTGTTGACCTAGCGCGAGTTATGGCTCCGCGAATGAATACACATGTTGTTGGCATCCGTCCGGGCGAGAAGTTACATGAATCGATGATTACATCAGACGATGCGCGCAATACCTACGAGCTACCCGATCGTTATGTAATAACGCCGGAGCAGCCCCAAGATAGGGCCGCCTATCATCCTGCCGAACGGCTAGTGCGAGAGGATTTCAGCTACGTGAGCGACAAGAACTCGGAATGGCTTTCCGATGAAGTACTGGTCGGTCTCCTCGCAGGTCTGGGGATTTCTCCTGCTGCGTGA
- a CDS encoding GNAT family N-acetyltransferase, with the protein MSSDPNRFYQDGYLDLSGYSLADATLGEEWDAAVTLSPQGSIFATSAFLAPLADDVSLIYCLKGTEKKACVVAASEDKGRKASLPPWLVYGGIIFLPHPPARNMAQNVSEEFRISSALVQELSVRFSSIELALHPRFGDLRPVLWHNYGQQGGFEISLRYTAMIELPEFGGAQSGSELEKSPLYLRANKSRRQELRYAIRDNVVTKEDLDLELFLVLYIDTFTRQGIDESEVDVSTLRNLLASLVKAGALRMYSSRSEAGDLLACAIFAIFRDEATYLFGATSRSDRNGAGGTKVIWDALHDLWARHIRTVDLEGVNSPKRGYFKLSFGAELIPYFRVRLDS; encoded by the coding sequence ATGAGCTCAGACCCTAATCGGTTCTATCAGGATGGGTACCTTGATTTATCCGGGTACTCCCTTGCGGATGCCACTTTGGGCGAAGAGTGGGATGCAGCAGTAACTTTGTCTCCGCAAGGTTCTATTTTTGCGACCTCCGCGTTTCTTGCGCCGCTGGCCGATGACGTGTCGCTCATCTATTGCCTCAAGGGCACAGAGAAAAAGGCGTGTGTCGTTGCAGCGAGCGAAGACAAGGGTAGGAAGGCGAGCCTTCCGCCTTGGTTGGTTTACGGCGGGATCATTTTCTTGCCTCACCCGCCAGCTCGAAATATGGCGCAGAACGTCTCGGAAGAATTTAGAATATCAAGTGCGCTTGTTCAGGAGTTGTCCGTTCGGTTCTCGTCCATTGAACTCGCGTTGCACCCGAGATTTGGTGATCTGCGTCCTGTGCTGTGGCACAACTACGGTCAACAGGGGGGATTTGAAATCTCGCTTCGCTACACGGCGATGATTGAGCTTCCTGAATTTGGAGGCGCCCAGTCCGGAAGTGAACTTGAAAAAAGCCCACTCTATTTGAGGGCTAACAAGTCCCGAAGACAGGAACTCCGTTACGCCATTCGTGACAATGTCGTCACCAAGGAAGATCTGGACCTCGAACTTTTCCTTGTGCTCTACATAGATACTTTTACACGACAAGGAATCGATGAGTCAGAAGTCGACGTGTCCACTTTGAGGAATTTGTTGGCAAGTTTGGTCAAGGCCGGTGCGCTCCGAATGTATAGTAGCCGATCAGAGGCTGGAGACCTGCTCGCTTGCGCGATTTTCGCGATTTTTCGAGATGAGGCCACCTACCTCTTTGGTGCGACCAGCCGCTCTGATCGCAATGGAGCCGGCGGGACCAAGGTGATCTGGGATGCGCTCCATGATCTGTGGGCGCGTCACATTCGAACGGTAGACTTAGAAGGGGTGAATAGTCCAAAACGGGGATACTTTAAGCTTAGCTTCGGCGCCGAGCTCATTCCATATTTCAGAGTGCGCCTCGATTCCTAA
- a CDS encoding formyltransferase family protein: MQLDLPTERKVCLVGAGDAARLLCKHLLRSSVDLSIITNFELDSSWSSTVGTPLCSHPVMTKSVNPGEKDELKVAVAELMPTIIVVAGWPAFVGASIRDSVGGRIFNYHPSELPVLRGAATASWAVMCGTSRVGVSIHQLTGKLDAGPLLIQYTRDVGREVETPIEYLDVAYQIANQIVFPEFAGMLASHKFVTLRPQEEAKGVYFPALLTPMNGVLQFSWSPAETVRFVRAFSAPYPGAALHYRGEVYRIREAAMAEGFLKGHPFVDGLISNRDQRTLYVHVRGGIVAFGSITDSQGQDISPKDVFRIGDRLVQPPEIVARSLSYRST, encoded by the coding sequence GTGCAGCTTGATTTGCCCACCGAACGCAAGGTTTGCTTGGTAGGTGCGGGTGACGCCGCGCGACTCCTTTGCAAGCACCTTCTGCGTTCATCCGTAGATCTGAGCATAATCACAAATTTCGAACTGGATAGCTCGTGGTCATCGACGGTTGGTACGCCGCTCTGCTCGCACCCTGTTATGACGAAGAGTGTCAATCCGGGCGAGAAGGACGAACTCAAAGTGGCGGTCGCCGAGCTAATGCCGACAATAATAGTGGTGGCTGGGTGGCCCGCGTTTGTTGGCGCTTCGATTCGTGATTCCGTTGGAGGCCGAATCTTTAACTACCATCCGTCCGAGTTGCCCGTTCTTCGGGGGGCTGCGACGGCGAGTTGGGCCGTTATGTGTGGCACAAGCCGCGTCGGCGTCTCAATTCATCAACTTACCGGAAAACTTGACGCGGGCCCCTTGCTAATTCAGTACACGCGGGATGTTGGCCGAGAGGTTGAGACGCCCATCGAGTACCTTGATGTCGCTTACCAAATAGCGAACCAGATCGTGTTCCCAGAGTTTGCTGGTATGTTAGCGAGTCACAAGTTTGTAACGCTGAGGCCGCAAGAAGAAGCAAAGGGTGTCTATTTTCCCGCGTTACTAACGCCGATGAATGGTGTTCTTCAGTTTTCTTGGTCGCCGGCAGAAACCGTGCGCTTCGTTAGAGCGTTCAGCGCTCCTTACCCGGGAGCGGCGCTCCATTATCGTGGAGAGGTCTATCGAATCAGAGAAGCCGCCATGGCAGAAGGTTTTCTGAAGGGGCATCCATTTGTGGATGGTCTAATTTCTAATCGAGATCAACGTACTTTGTACGTCCATGTGCGGGGCGGTATTGTCGCATTTGGCTCGATTACTGATAGCCAGGGCCAAGATATTAGCCCCAAAGACGTGTTTCGAATTGGCGATCGTCTCGTGCAGCCGCCTGAGATAGTTGCTCGCTCCCTTTCCTATAGGTCGACATAG